One genomic segment of Sminthopsis crassicaudata isolate SCR6 chromosome 2, ASM4859323v1, whole genome shotgun sequence includes these proteins:
- the LOC141557058 gene encoding ovomucoid-like has product MKTGALYLLTLVTMLNAKLFLGETIDCSEYEKPPLDEFPACNQVFMPICGSDEKTYINKCIFCHAVKKSHSKLQFSHEGFC; this is encoded by the exons ATGAAGACAGGAGCTCTATACCTGCTGACTCTGGTGACCATGTTAA ATGCAAAGTTATTCTTAGGAGAAACA ATTGACTGCAGTGAATATGAAAAACCGCCACTAGATGAATTTCCAGCATGTAACCAAGTATTTATGCCGATCTGTGGTTCTGATGAGAAAACATATATCAACAAATGTATTTTCTGCCATGCTGTTAA GAAGAGTCATAGCAAACTCCAATTTTCACATGAGGGGTTCTGTTGA